In the Harmonia axyridis chromosome 3, icHarAxyr1.1, whole genome shotgun sequence genome, one interval contains:
- the LOC123674573 gene encoding lipid storage droplets surface-binding protein 1-like isoform X3 — protein sequence MRSPHSGQTPFCLENMESYNRIMSIPIVTSGMNIAENMYGRIKKTNNMLSWTLDQAEDTIKAVTHNPAIGLLETPLNTIDKVICKSLDIVESKIPSINLPPKMIYSNTKDYLSEVSTKIVKPVLKRADSVKQMGNTVLTSKYTEYAADKLDDALDVADAYIDKYFPDQEDSKLSKDIVSPTNNNRALHTMKHVDRVSKKLKRRLTKRTLEHAKLIKEQGTEAIHVLIYVAELIFTDPKLALQKAKELWAELSKNEPENQARPKNVEELFVLVVRESARCLVHLINYCSTEITRLPRLIVKTIEGTKSIAVRNTRALIQEQARLPEPITPAQPVTIALAVPKIEIYSKAANSKANSNSSTQHRHRHHSDHHGHQGHAQHVQLLHDQHTASAQKKNGSHSSLHKRESSESKED from the exons TGCGTTCTCCCCATAGTGGCCAGACTCCCTTCTGTCTGGAGAATATGGAATCTTACAACAGAATCATGAGCATTCCAATAGTCACTAGTGGAATGAATATCGCAGAAAATATGTACGGTCGAATAAAG AAAACCAATAACATGCTTTCTTGGACTTTGGATCAAGCCGAAGATACCATCAAGGCAGTCACCCATAACCCTGCGATTGGTCTACTAGAAACGCCACTGAATACAATTGACAAAGTCATCTGCAAAAGTTTGGATATTGTCGAAAGTAAAATACCATCTATAAATCTACCTCCAAAAATG ATCTATTCGAATACAAAAGACTATCTATCTGAAGTTAGTACAAAAATCGTGAAACCTGTCCTGAAAAGAGCTGATTCAGTGAAACAAATGGGAAACACAGTTTTAACCAGCAAATACACTGAATATGCTGCTGACAAACTGGATGATGCACTTGACGTAGCCGATGCATATATCGATAAATATTTTCCAGATCAAGAAGACTCGAAATTGAGCAAAG ATATTGTATCTCCAACCAATAATAATCGTGCACTCCATACAATGAAACACGTCGACAGAGTatcaaaaaaactgaaaagaaGATTAACCAAAAGAACACTCGAACATGCCAAACTCATCAAAGAACAAGGAACAGAAGCGATTCACGTTTTGATCTATGTTGCAGAATTG atCTTTACTGACCCCAAACTAGCACTTCAGAAAGCGAAGGAACTTTGGGCTGAGCTCAGTAAGAACGAACCTGAAAACCAAGCTCGCCCAAAAAATGTAGAAGAATTATTTGTTCTGGTGGTCAGAGAATCCGCACGTTGTCTTGTTCACTTGATCAATTACTGTAGTACAGAAATCACCAGATTACCGAGATTGATTGTCAAAACTATCGAAGGAACCAAGTCTATTGCTGTGAGGAACACCCGCGCTTTGATCCAG GAACAAGCTCGCTTGCCAGAACCAATAACTCCAGCTCAACCAGTTACAATAGCCTTGGCGGTGCCGAAAATAGAAATTTATTCCAAAGCAGCCAACAGCAAAGCAAACAGTAATTCCAGTACCCAACATCGTCACCGCCATCACAGCGATCACCATGGCCACCAAGGACACGCTCAACACGTGCAACTACTGCATGATCAACACACAGCCTCCGCACAGAAGAAAAATGGTTCTCATTCTTCTCTACATAAGCGAGAAAGCTCTGAGTCGAAGGAGGATTGA
- the LOC123674573 gene encoding lipid storage droplets surface-binding protein 1-like isoform X1, which produces MRSPHSGQTPFCLENMESYNRIMSIPIVTSGMNIAENMYGRIKKTNNMLSWTLDQAEDTIKAVTHNPAIGLLETPLNTIDKVICKSLDIVESKIPSINLPPKMIYSNTKDYLSEVSTKIVKPVLKRADSVKQMGNTVLTSKYTEYAADKLDDALDVADAYIDKYFPDQEDSKLSKDIVSPTNNNRALHTMKHVDRVSKKLKRRLTKRTLEHAKLIKEQGTEAIHVLIYVAELIFTDPKLALQKAKELWAELSKNEPENQARPKNVEELFVLVVRESARCLVHLINYCSTEITRLPRLIVKTIEGTKSIAVRNTRALIQSLPLEEVDNLLADAMKFIRQEIKSFTYQVLEQARLPEPITPAQPVTIALAVPKIEIYSKAANSKANSNSSTQHRHRHHSDHHGHQGHAQHVQLLHDQHTASAQKKNGSHSSLHKRESSESKED; this is translated from the exons TGCGTTCTCCCCATAGTGGCCAGACTCCCTTCTGTCTGGAGAATATGGAATCTTACAACAGAATCATGAGCATTCCAATAGTCACTAGTGGAATGAATATCGCAGAAAATATGTACGGTCGAATAAAG AAAACCAATAACATGCTTTCTTGGACTTTGGATCAAGCCGAAGATACCATCAAGGCAGTCACCCATAACCCTGCGATTGGTCTACTAGAAACGCCACTGAATACAATTGACAAAGTCATCTGCAAAAGTTTGGATATTGTCGAAAGTAAAATACCATCTATAAATCTACCTCCAAAAATG ATCTATTCGAATACAAAAGACTATCTATCTGAAGTTAGTACAAAAATCGTGAAACCTGTCCTGAAAAGAGCTGATTCAGTGAAACAAATGGGAAACACAGTTTTAACCAGCAAATACACTGAATATGCTGCTGACAAACTGGATGATGCACTTGACGTAGCCGATGCATATATCGATAAATATTTTCCAGATCAAGAAGACTCGAAATTGAGCAAAG ATATTGTATCTCCAACCAATAATAATCGTGCACTCCATACAATGAAACACGTCGACAGAGTatcaaaaaaactgaaaagaaGATTAACCAAAAGAACACTCGAACATGCCAAACTCATCAAAGAACAAGGAACAGAAGCGATTCACGTTTTGATCTATGTTGCAGAATTG atCTTTACTGACCCCAAACTAGCACTTCAGAAAGCGAAGGAACTTTGGGCTGAGCTCAGTAAGAACGAACCTGAAAACCAAGCTCGCCCAAAAAATGTAGAAGAATTATTTGTTCTGGTGGTCAGAGAATCCGCACGTTGTCTTGTTCACTTGATCAATTACTGTAGTACAGAAATCACCAGATTACCGAGATTGATTGTCAAAACTATCGAAGGAACCAAGTCTATTGCTGTGAGGAACACCCGCGCTTTGATCCAG AGCTTGCCTTTGGAAGAAGTGGATAATTTACTTGCTGATGCGATGAAATTCATACGCCAGGAAATCAAATCATTTACCTATCAAGTACTG GAACAAGCTCGCTTGCCAGAACCAATAACTCCAGCTCAACCAGTTACAATAGCCTTGGCGGTGCCGAAAATAGAAATTTATTCCAAAGCAGCCAACAGCAAAGCAAACAGTAATTCCAGTACCCAACATCGTCACCGCCATCACAGCGATCACCATGGCCACCAAGGACACGCTCAACACGTGCAACTACTGCATGATCAACACACAGCCTCCGCACAGAAGAAAAATGGTTCTCATTCTTCTCTACATAAGCGAGAAAGCTCTGAGTCGAAGGAGGATTGA